From the Deltaproteobacteria bacterium HGW-Deltaproteobacteria-4 genome, one window contains:
- a CDS encoding transcriptional repressor, producing the protein MLLNYKDSFREYLGKHGLKVTQQREVILDEFLAAGSHLSTEELYRTIREKNPHIGYATVHRTLKLLAESGLAAPRHFGDGHTRYECSSEEQHHDHLICTVCGAIVEFENPGIERLQEQVAAKHGFVIEQHRLEIYGRCAACLTGKGKQEKK; encoded by the coding sequence TTGCTTTTGAACTACAAAGATTCCTTTCGTGAATATCTCGGTAAGCACGGTCTCAAGGTTACCCAGCAACGGGAAGTGATCCTTGATGAATTTCTGGCGGCGGGGTCGCACCTCTCGACAGAAGAGCTTTATAGGACCATTCGTGAAAAAAATCCCCATATCGGTTACGCTACAGTGCATCGCACCCTCAAACTCCTTGCTGAAAGTGGATTGGCGGCACCTCGCCATTTTGGCGACGGTCATACCCGATACGAGTGCAGCAGTGAAGAGCAGCACCATGATCACCTCATCTGCACGGTCTGCGGGGCGATCGTTGAGTTTGAAAATCCCGGCATCGAAAGATTGCAGGAGCAGGTTGCCGCCAAACACGGCTTTGTGATTGAGCAGCATCGTCTGGAAATATACGGGCGTTGTGCTGCCTGTCTGACGGGGAAGGGTAAGCAGGAAAAGAAGTAA
- a CDS encoding ferrous iron transport protein A translates to MMPLALLSPGESGEIVDIRVHEEKKVCCGQCNGEKHKKSDNRIEELGLRAGKVISMLNNGAPILLKIDEARIAIDRSLAMKIMVRRVQ, encoded by the coding sequence ATGATGCCACTGGCCCTGCTCAGCCCCGGCGAAAGCGGCGAGATCGTCGACATCCGCGTTCATGAAGAGAAGAAAGTCTGCTGCGGCCAGTGCAACGGCGAGAAGCATAAAAAGAGCGATAACCGTATCGAGGAGCTCGGCCTGCGAGCCGGCAAGGTCATTTCGATGCTCAACAACGGCGCCCCGATCCTGCTCAAGATCGATGAGGCGCGCATTGCCATCGATCGTTCGCTGGCGATGAAGATCATGGTCAGGAGAGTGCAATGA
- a CDS encoding iron transporter FeoA — translation MTLDELKPGQSGRITTIGVVGPLKRRLMDMGVLVGVEVKVIKIAPMGDPLEVALKSYRLSLRRSEAQGINVEALS, via the coding sequence ATGACTTTGGATGAACTTAAACCCGGACAGAGCGGACGGATCACCACCATCGGCGTCGTTGGCCCCTTGAAGCGCCGGTTGATGGATATGGGCGTGCTTGTCGGTGTAGAAGTCAAGGTGATCAAAATCGCTCCCATGGGCGATCCGTTGGAAGTGGCTCTGAAGAGTTACCGTCTCTCCCTGCGCCGCTCGGAAGCGCAGGGGATTAATGTGGAGGCTTTGTCATGA
- the feoB gene encoding ferrous iron transport protein B: MTQPVAQRPITVAVAGNPNAGKSTLINAIAGSRLHVGNWPGVTVEKKEALFEFEGRGIRLVDLPGTYSLSPYTQEEIIARDYLVHEKPDLILNVVDSTNLERNIYLTVQLLELGIPTVMALNIFDEAEAMGYRIDVAGIETMLGVTVIPTAATKNRGLKELLAAVLATADRAAPHCPKELSYGIDIDQAAGWVTVALQKEYPDLAGRYPQRWLACKLMEGDAEIAKEIDLDSAALLDEPLRHLRRAHGEDIEALLAEARYALASGLTKEVLHKPAVPRQELTEKIDRIVLHRIFGIPIFLAAMWLVFKLTFDLSSPFGGWLEGMIAGPFGRWVKAGMGVIGAPDWTVSLALDGVVAGVGFVLVFVPVIFAMMFFITFLEGSGYMARAAFVMDRAMHSIGLHGKSFIPMLLGFGCNVPGIYATRTLENPRDKVLTALLLPLMSCGARLPVYVLFAGIFFTNPGTAIWSLYVLGIALAILMGLIFKKTLFRGEAPMFIMELPPYRMPTLKSLAIHTWEKGKHFLIKAGTYILAVSVLVWFLLNLPWGVESKRDSYLGQTGAAVAPIFAPLGFGTWEASASLITGIIAKEIVVGTMGEIYAPSATAEEEAGPAPTLGEDFEEMVTSLGGAFKEAGHNVVSTFGVSSLAAEDEEGETPLKGAVRGAFTPLSSYAFMVFVLLYMPCVVVAIAMRQEFGGWKWFGVAFAYQSVLAWTAALLVYQGGKLLGLGG; the protein is encoded by the coding sequence ATGACTCAACCTGTAGCACAACGCCCGATTACTGTCGCCGTCGCCGGCAACCCCAATGCCGGCAAGTCGACCCTGATCAATGCCATTGCCGGCAGTCGTTTGCACGTCGGTAACTGGCCCGGCGTCACGGTGGAGAAGAAGGAGGCGCTCTTCGAGTTTGAAGGGCGCGGCATCCGTCTCGTCGATCTGCCGGGAACCTATTCGCTCTCCCCCTACACCCAGGAAGAGATTATCGCCCGTGATTATCTGGTGCACGAGAAGCCGGACCTGATCCTTAACGTCGTCGATAGTACCAATCTCGAACGCAACATCTATCTGACCGTGCAGCTGCTCGAACTTGGCATACCGACGGTGATGGCCTTGAACATCTTCGACGAAGCCGAGGCGATGGGCTATCGCATCGACGTTGCCGGGATCGAGACGATGCTCGGTGTCACCGTTATTCCGACCGCCGCCACCAAAAATCGCGGTCTCAAGGAGCTTCTCGCCGCGGTCCTGGCGACAGCTGACCGTGCCGCGCCCCACTGCCCCAAGGAACTCAGCTACGGCATCGACATCGATCAGGCCGCCGGTTGGGTGACGGTGGCACTGCAGAAAGAATACCCGGATCTCGCCGGCCGCTATCCGCAACGCTGGCTCGCCTGCAAATTGATGGAAGGGGATGCCGAGATCGCTAAAGAGATTGATCTCGACAGCGCGGCGCTGCTCGACGAACCCCTCCGCCATCTGCGTCGCGCTCACGGTGAGGACATCGAGGCTTTGCTCGCCGAAGCCCGTTACGCTCTCGCTTCCGGGTTGACCAAAGAGGTGTTGCACAAGCCGGCAGTGCCGCGTCAGGAGTTGACCGAGAAGATCGACCGGATCGTTCTCCATCGCATCTTCGGTATCCCCATCTTCCTCGCTGCCATGTGGTTGGTCTTCAAGCTGACTTTCGACCTCTCCTCCCCCTTTGGCGGCTGGCTTGAAGGGATGATCGCCGGCCCCTTCGGGCGCTGGGTCAAGGCAGGAATGGGGGTGATCGGCGCTCCGGACTGGACCGTCTCTCTCGCCCTCGACGGCGTCGTTGCCGGCGTCGGTTTTGTTTTGGTCTTTGTGCCGGTCATCTTCGCGATGATGTTCTTTATCACCTTTCTGGAGGGGAGCGGCTATATGGCGAGGGCCGCCTTTGTCATGGACCGGGCCATGCACTCCATCGGCCTGCACGGCAAGTCCTTCATCCCGATGCTCCTCGGCTTCGGCTGTAACGTCCCCGGCATCTACGCCACCCGCACCCTGGAGAACCCGCGTGACAAGGTGCTTACTGCCCTGCTCCTCCCCTTGATGTCCTGCGGCGCGCGTCTGCCGGTCTATGTCCTCTTTGCCGGCATCTTCTTCACCAACCCGGGGACAGCGATCTGGTCCCTCTACGTCCTCGGTATCGCCCTTGCCATCCTCATGGGGCTGATCTTCAAGAAGACCCTCTTTCGCGGTGAAGCGCCGATGTTCATCATGGAGCTCCCCCCTTACCGGATGCCGACTCTAAAGAGTCTGGCGATTCACACCTGGGAGAAAGGGAAGCATTTCCTGATCAAGGCAGGCACCTACATCCTTGCCGTCTCGGTCCTGGTCTGGTTCCTCCTCAACCTCCCCTGGGGCGTGGAGAGTAAGCGCGACTCTTATCTCGGACAGACCGGCGCTGCTGTCGCTCCGATCTTCGCTCCCCTGGGTTTCGGCACCTGGGAGGCCTCGGCTTCGCTGATTACCGGGATCATCGCCAAGGAGATTGTCGTCGGCACCATGGGTGAGATCTACGCACCGTCGGCCACAGCTGAGGAAGAAGCCGGTCCGGCCCCGACCCTTGGCGAAGACTTCGAGGAGATGGTCACGTCCCTCGGCGGCGCCTTCAAGGAGGCCGGACACAATGTCGTCTCGACCTTCGGCGTCTCCAGTCTCGCGGCGGAGGATGAAGAGGGGGAGACCCCCTTAAAGGGCGCGGTCCGGGGTGCTTTTACGCCGCTCTCCTCCTACGCCTTTATGGTCTTTGTCCTCCTCTACATGCCGTGCGTGGTCGTTGCCATCGCCATGCGTCAGGAGTTTGGCGGCTGGAAGTGGTTCGGAGTCG